One genomic window of archaeon BMS3Bbin15 includes the following:
- the rfbD gene encoding UDP-galactopyranose mutase precursor, giving the protein MSRAYDVLILGGGLAGLSCGLKLSESGKNIAVIEKEKSVGGLARTIEEGEFRFDLGGHRLFTKNIETQNFLEEILGDQLIEVGRSSKIFMMGKYFDYPLRATNAFLGMGPEKSFEIVLDYAVENIRRRLSKKDIVSLEDWVVQDFGRSLFELYFKDYSEKVWGIDCSDISKDWVSQRIKGLSLGKAMKKAFFGNNKNDCATLIKKFRYPREGIGVLSIEMKRKIEEKGHVFTELKAERIHIRNNRVVEVKARNCNSDMYFEAENFISSLPVNLLVNIIKPRAPSEVLRAADKLKFRDTVIVTIFINRHKATEESWIYFPEKDIPFGRLHEPKNWSSVMAPEGKTSLVVEYFSGRDEKLWQDDDEKLIKMTAEKLVELGYFEEHELLGGKVIRVSDAYPLFKVGYKEELDIIRNYLESIDNLITIGRSGRFEYYNMDHALESGIKAAEIVLGKNCNLKKVLDNSYLEEMT; this is encoded by the coding sequence ATGAGCAGAGCTTACGATGTACTTATTCTCGGCGGCGGTCTTGCAGGACTGAGCTGTGGTTTGAAACTCAGCGAGTCTGGAAAAAATATTGCTGTTATTGAGAAGGAAAAGAGTGTTGGTGGTCTGGCAAGAACAATTGAGGAAGGAGAGTTCAGATTTGACCTGGGTGGCCACAGACTTTTCACAAAAAATATAGAAACACAGAATTTTTTAGAGGAAATACTGGGAGACCAGTTGATAGAAGTGGGAAGAAGCAGCAAAATATTTATGATGGGTAAATACTTTGATTATCCTCTCAGAGCAACGAATGCCTTTTTAGGAATGGGGCCTGAAAAAAGTTTTGAGATTGTTCTCGACTATGCCGTGGAAAATATAAGGAGGAGGCTATCAAAGAAAGATATAGTTTCTCTTGAGGACTGGGTGGTCCAGGATTTTGGTAGGTCCCTTTTTGAGCTCTACTTTAAAGATTATTCTGAAAAGGTGTGGGGAATAGACTGCAGTGATATCAGTAAAGACTGGGTGTCTCAGAGAATCAAGGGTCTTTCTCTGGGAAAAGCTATGAAAAAAGCTTTTTTCGGTAATAACAAAAATGACTGTGCCACACTGATTAAAAAATTTAGATATCCCAGAGAAGGGATAGGCGTTTTAAGTATAGAAATGAAGAGGAAGATTGAGGAAAAAGGTCATGTTTTTACAGAGTTAAAAGCTGAGAGAATACATATCAGGAATAATAGAGTTGTGGAGGTAAAGGCCAGAAACTGCAACTCTGACATGTACTTTGAGGCAGAAAATTTCATATCGAGTCTTCCTGTCAATCTTCTTGTTAATATTATAAAGCCCAGAGCACCTTCAGAAGTTCTAAGAGCTGCAGATAAATTGAAATTCAGAGATACTGTTATAGTCACCATCTTTATCAACAGACATAAGGCAACAGAGGAAAGCTGGATATATTTTCCTGAAAAAGATATCCCCTTTGGAAGGCTTCATGAGCCCAAAAACTGGAGCAGTGTTATGGCACCTGAGGGAAAGACATCTCTTGTTGTTGAATACTTCTCCGGCAGAGATGAAAAGCTCTGGCAGGATGATGATGAAAAACTGATAAAAATGACTGCTGAGAAACTTGTTGAGCTGGGATATTTTGAAGAGCACGAACTTCTTGGAGGAAAGGTTATTAGAGTCAGTGATGCTTATCCTCTCTTTAAGGTTGGCTATAAGGAAGAACTGGATATTATCCGGAACTATCTTGAGAGCATAGATAATTTAATAACCATAGGCAGGAGCGGAAGATTCGAGTACTACAATATGGACCATGCTCTCGAAAGTGGTATTAAAGCTGCGGAAATAGTTCTTGGAAAAAACTGCAATCTGAAGAAAGTACTTGATAACAGTTATCTGGAGGAGATGACGTGA
- a CDS encoding thiosulfate sulfurtransferase — translation MARITMKISLVVALLLFSVLSFSQVAAATGSPGPLVSTSWVAQNLQTIENPNQTQIRLVEVSKSSYASWHIPGAVHVKWGSEVFGAGTDHMVLDYSQMEQVLKKLGVTPDTRIVIYADGLDQATRFYWTLKYWNIADVSIMNGEKSVWKTEGRPTSTVVPAVKQLDYPLKYPPNTKIDALLHPDVMYGLATGKVLFVDTRPASYFNGQKIAVNKWERAGHIPGAVDITAPEGVTKDGKLLSDAELKTIFESKGVTPDKDIITYCNTGVRASLGWFILQELLGYPNVKNYDGSMREYANAFYLPMEPSSFDVYKNFPQSPINELKASQDSMNAKISAAAKTSNDVALEVKGFASKQFVLGSYIIAIIAIIVAVAGITKKK, via the coding sequence TTGGCAAGAATTACAATGAAAATTTCTCTGGTTGTCGCGCTACTTCTTTTTTCTGTATTGAGTTTTTCTCAGGTAGCTGCAGCAACTGGGTCTCCTGGGCCGCTGGTTAGTACCAGCTGGGTAGCTCAGAATTTGCAGACAATCGAAAACCCTAACCAGACACAGATTCGTCTGGTTGAAGTAAGCAAAAGTAGTTATGCCAGCTGGCATATTCCGGGTGCAGTGCATGTTAAATGGGGTAGTGAAGTGTTTGGTGCAGGAACGGACCACATGGTTCTTGACTATTCACAGATGGAGCAGGTTCTGAAGAAGCTCGGAGTTACACCTGATACGAGGATAGTTATATACGCTGACGGTCTTGATCAGGCAACACGCTTTTACTGGACACTCAAGTACTGGAATATCGCAGATGTAAGTATAATGAATGGTGAAAAGAGTGTCTGGAAGACAGAGGGCAGGCCAACAAGCACAGTTGTGCCAGCAGTAAAACAGCTGGATTATCCTCTCAAGTATCCACCAAACACAAAGATTGATGCACTCCTTCATCCCGATGTGATGTATGGTCTTGCAACAGGAAAAGTTCTTTTTGTGGATACCAGACCTGCTTCATACTTTAATGGCCAGAAAATCGCAGTGAACAAATGGGAAAGAGCAGGGCATATACCCGGTGCAGTTGATATAACTGCTCCAGAAGGCGTAACAAAAGATGGCAAGTTACTCTCTGATGCAGAGCTAAAGACAATTTTCGAGAGTAAAGGAGTTACTCCTGACAAAGATATAATAACATACTGCAACACAGGAGTAAGAGCATCTCTTGGATGGTTTATACTTCAGGAACTTCTTGGATATCCCAATGTCAAAAACTATGATGGCTCTATGAGAGAATATGCAAACGCTTTTTATCTGCCGATGGAACCAAGCAGCTTTGATGTATACAAAAACTTCCCGCAGAGTCCCATCAATGAACTGAAAGCTAGTCAGGATAGTATGAATGCCAAGATATCAGCAGCCGCCAAAACCAGCAATGATGTAGCGTTAGAGGTAAAAGGTTTTGCTTCAAAGCAGTTTGTACTGGGCTCCTACATAATTGCAATTATTGCAATAATTGTAGCTGTTGCAGGTATAACTAAAAAGAAGTAG
- a CDS encoding thiosulfate sulfurtransferase, with the protein MARITLKVSLIAALLIFSVLSFSQVAAATGSPGPLVTTSWVAQNLQTIENASQTQIRLVEVSPGNIYASGHIPGAVHVTMGELFAPGTDHMVLDYSQMEQVLKTLGVTPNTRIVLYDEAPLYFAARFYWTLSYWNIANVSIMNGGTAAWKAEGKPLTKVVPAVKQLSYPLKYPPNTKIDALLHPDVMYGLATGKTLFLDSRPEAYYNGSKFLTNMWVRAGHIPGAVYVAAPESITKDGLLLSNADLKKIYESKGVTSDKSIITYCNTGVRAALNWFVLSQVLGYSNVKNFDGSMRQYSNDLYLPMQPSSFDVYKNFPQTPLGALKAGQDKMGAKISAVTKTSNDVALEVRGFASKQFVLGAYIIAIIAIIISVAGITKKK; encoded by the coding sequence TTGGCAAGAATCACTTTGAAAGTTTCTCTGATTGCCGCGCTACTTATCTTTTCTGTATTGAGTTTTTCTCAGGTAGCTGCAGCAACGGGGTCTCCTGGGCCGCTGGTTACTACCAGCTGGGTAGCTCAGAATTTGCAGACAATCGAAAACGCTAGCCAGACACAGATTCGTCTGGTTGAAGTAAGCCCCGGGAATATCTATGCCAGCGGACATATTCCAGGTGCTGTACATGTGACCATGGGTGAACTGTTTGCTCCAGGAACTGACCATATGGTTCTGGACTATTCACAGATGGAGCAGGTTTTGAAGACGCTCGGAGTTACACCTAATACCAGAATTGTACTATACGATGAGGCTCCACTTTACTTTGCAGCACGTTTTTACTGGACACTCAGTTACTGGAATATTGCAAATGTAAGTATAATGAACGGTGGAACAGCTGCATGGAAGGCAGAGGGCAAACCACTAACAAAAGTTGTGCCAGCAGTAAAACAGCTATCATATCCTCTCAAGTATCCACCAAACACAAAGATTGACGCACTCCTTCATCCCGATGTAATGTATGGTCTTGCAACAGGAAAAACTCTCTTTTTGGATAGCAGACCAGAAGCTTACTATAATGGTAGTAAGTTCCTTACAAACATGTGGGTAAGGGCAGGACATATACCGGGTGCAGTTTATGTAGCTGCTCCAGAAAGCATAACAAAAGATGGCCTGTTACTTTCCAATGCCGATCTAAAGAAAATTTACGAGAGCAAAGGAGTAACTTCTGACAAAAGTATAATAACATACTGCAACACTGGAGTAAGAGCTGCTCTTAACTGGTTTGTACTCAGTCAGGTTCTTGGATATTCCAATGTCAAGAACTTTGATGGTTCTATGAGACAATATTCCAACGACTTGTACCTGCCGATGCAGCCAAGCAGCTTTGATGTATACAAGAATTTCCCACAGACTCCTCTCGGTGCACTGAAAGCTGGCCAGGATAAAATGGGTGCCAAGATATCAGCAGTCACCAAAACCAGCAATGATGTAGCGTTAGAGGTAAGAGGTTTTGCTTCGAAGCAGTTTGTACTGGGCGCATATATAATTGCAATTATTGCAATAATTATATCTGTTGCAGGTATAACTAAAAAGAAGTAG